Proteins encoded in a region of the Vicia villosa cultivar HV-30 ecotype Madison, WI unplaced genomic scaffold, Vvil1.0 ctg.001205F_1_1, whole genome shotgun sequence genome:
- the LOC131634011 gene encoding uncharacterized protein LOC131634011, translating to MAGRNDSVIAAALEAMAQAMQNQSNVGENGTSRNLATFQRENPHVFKGTHDPDGVLTWLKEIERIFRVMDCTPDQKGVPEDVHGKKEIEFLELRQGSKSVVEYAAKFGELVKFYQHYDGPDVEFSKCIKFENGLRPEINKAISYLKIRIFADLVDTCQIYEEDNNAHYRVISEKRGKSQQGRGKPYDAPVGKEKQKAYEGRSTSGGDAPASILCFKCGKAGHKSNVCTTDVKKCFRCGKMGHTMSDCKHKDMLCFNCGEEGHIGS from the exons ATGGCTGGGAGGAACGATTCTGTgattgctgctgctttggaagcaatggctcaagctaTGCAGAATCAGTCGAATGTTGGTGAGAATGGTACGTCCCGTAATTTGGCTACTTTCCAAAGAGAGAATCCACATGTTTTCAAGGGAACTCATGATCCTGATGGCGTATTGACATGGCtgaaggagattgagagaatctTCCGTGTGATGGATTGTACTCCAGatcagaag GGAGTTCCTGAGGATGTCCATGGAAAGAAGGAAATCGAGTTCCTTGAGTTGAGGCAAGGGAGTAAGTcagttgtggagtatgctgctaagtttggagAGTTGGTTAAGTTTTACCAACATTATGATGGGCCAGATGTTGAATTttctaagtgtatcaagtttgagaatgggttgcgtccggAAATCAATAAGGCGATTAGTTACCTGAAGATTCGTATCTTTGCGGATTTGGTTGATACTTGTCAGATTTATGAGGAagacaacaatgctcattatcgggTCATTAGTGAGAAGCGGGGCAAGAGTCAACAAGGTCGTGGCAAGCCTTATGATGCTCCAGTTGGCAAAGAGAAGCAGAAAGCTTATGAGGGCAGGAgtactagtgggggagatgcaccCGCTAGTATtttgtgcttcaagtgtggcaaggctGGCCATAAGAGCAATGTTTGTACTACTGATGTGAAGAAGTGTTTCAGATGTGGTAAGATGGGACATACAATGTCTGATTGCAAGCATAAGGACATGTTATGTTTCAACTGTGGCGAAGAGGGGCACATTGGTAGCTAG